The genomic region CGGTTCTTCGCCCACCTTGGCACGGTCGCGGTTGATGGTCTTGAGCGCCCAGTCGATGATGGTCAAGGTGCGCAGGCCAAGGAAGTCGAACTTCACCAGGCCGGCCGCCTCCACGTCATCCTTGTCGAACTGGGTCACCAGGCCGTCGCCTTCTTCATCGCAATAGATCGGCGAAAAGTCGGTCAGCTTGGTCGGCGCGATCACCACGCCACCGGCGTGCTTACCGACGTTACGCACTACGCCTTCAAGCTTGCGCGCCATCTCCCAGATTTCCGCGGCTTCTTCGTCGACCTTGATGAAGTCGCGCAGGATCTCTTCCTGCTCGTAGGCTTTTTCCAGGGTCATGCCGACTTCGAACGGGATCATCTTCGACAGGCGATCCGCCAAACCGTAGGACTTGCCTTGCACCCGTGCCACGTCACGGATTACCGCCTTGGCGGCCATGGAACCGAAGGTGATGATCTGGCTTACCGCGTTGCGGCCGTATTTCTCGGCCACGTACTCAATGACCCGGTCGCGGCCATCCATGCAGAAGTCAACGTCGAAGTCGGGCATGGATACCCGTTCCGGGTTCAGGAACCGTTCGAACAGCAGGTCATATTCCAGCGGGTCAAGGTCGGTAATCTTCTGCACATAGGCCACCAGCGAGCCAGCGCCTGACCCCCGGCCCGGACCGACCGGCACGCCGTTGTTCTTGGCCCACTGGATAAAGTCCATCACGATCAGGAAGTAACCGGGGAACCCCATCTGGATGATGATATCCAGCTCGAAATTCAACCGGTCGACATATACCTGACGCTTGGCTTCATAGTCTTCGGTGGTGTCCTTGGGCAGCAGGACGCTGAGGCGCTCCTCCAGGCCATCGAACGACACCTTGCGAAAGTACTCATCGATGGTCATGCCATCGGGAATCGGGAAGTTGGGCAGGAAGTGCTTGCCCAGCTTCACTTCAATGTTGCAGCGCTTGGCGATCTCGACGGAGTTTTCCAGGGCCTCGGGCAAATCGCTGAACAACTCCGCCATTTCTTCGGCGCTTTTGAGGTACTGCTCTTCGCTGTAGTTTTTCGAGCGGCGCGGGTCATCCAGGGCCCGGCCTTCGCCGATGCACACGCGGGTTTCGTGGGCCTCGAAATCTTCTTTCTTGATAAAGCGCACATCGTTGGTCGCCACCAGCGGCGCGCCCAGCTTGTCGGCCAGAGCCACGGCGGCGTGCAGATGCTCTTCATCATTGGGGCGGTTGGTACGTTGGACTTCCAGGTAGAAGCGGTCCGGAAAAACCTGCATCCATTCGCGAGCCAGCACTTCGGCTTCTTGGGGATTACCGCCCAGCAGCGCGATACCGATTTCACCTTCCTTGGCCGCCGAGAGCATGATCACGCCTTCGCTGGCTTCGGCCACCCACTCGCGCTCGATAATAATCGAGCCGTTGCGCTGGCCGTCGATAAAACCACGGGAAATCAGCTCGGTAAGGTTGCGATAACCCACGCCGTTCATCGCCAGCAGGCTGATGCGGCTAAGGGGGTTATCCGGGTCTTTGTTGGACAGCCACAGGTCGACACCGCAGATCGGCTTGATGCCGGCGCCCATGGCATTCTTGTAGAACTTGACCAGGGAGCACATGTTGTTCTGATCGGTAACCGCCACCGCAGGCATGTTCATGCCCACCAGGGTTTTGACCAGTGGCTTGATCCGTACCAGGCCGTCGACCAGGGAGTATTCAGTGTGCAGGCGCAGGTGAACGAATGAAGCCGGCATAGTGATCCTGTCTTGATACATGAAAACAACAAGGCCCGGATTGTACCGGGCCTTGGTAAAAACATCAGCCTTGCCGCTAAACCTCGATCAGGCTCTCACGCGCCTCATAAGCCTGGCGCACCGGGGCAAAGGAACGACGATGAATAGGCGTTGGGCCGAGGCGGGCCAGGGCTTCCAGATGAACGGGCGTCGGATAGCCCTTATGCCCACCCATGCCATAGCCGGGGTAGATCAAATCGAACGCAGCCATTTCGCGGTCACGACTGACCTTGGCCAAGATCGACGCCGCAGCAATGGCCGGAACCTTGCCATCGCCCTGAACCACGGCTTCAGCGCGCATCGCCAGTTTCGGGCAACGGTTGCCGTCGATCATCGCCAATTTCGGGGTGATATGCAGGCCTTCCACCGCACGCTGCATGGCCAGCATAGTAGCGTGCAGGATGTTCAATTCGTCGATTTCTTCTACTTCTGCCCGGGCAATATGCCAGCTCAGGGCTTTCTCACAGATCTCGTCGAAGAGTTTTTCACGACGGGCTTCGGTGAGTTTTTTCGAATCGTTGAGGCCCAGGATCGGACGGTTCGGGTCAAGGATCACCGCTGCCGTGACCACTGCACCGCACAACGGACCGCGCCCTACTTCGTCAACGCCGGCCACCAGCTCATGAGCTTGGGCAACCAGGCTGAAATCCAGGCCCATTTGCGTGATCATAAGGCTCCCTGTTTTTGGCCGATCAAGGTCAACACGGCGTCGGCCGCCTGGTTCGAGGCATCACGACGCAGGGTACGGTGAATGTCATCGAAACCACGGGTCTGCTCTTCGCCGCCGTCGATCAAGGGTAGTAGAGTTTGCGCGAGCGCTTCGGGCGTTGCATCGTCCTGCAATAACTCCGGCACCAGCAGGCGCTGGGCCAGCAGGTTGGGCAGAGAGATGTAGGGGCTCTTGACCATGCGCTTGAGGATCCAGAAGGTCAGCGGCGCCAGGCGATAGGCTACGACCATGGGGCGCTTGTACAGCAAGGCCTCCAGGGTGGCAGTACCCGACGCGATCAGCACGGCATCGCAGGCTGCCAGGGCCAGGTGGGACTGGCCGTCGAGCAGGGTCAGCGGCAGGTCGCGGCCTTCCAGCAAGGTTTCGATCTGCGCGCGACGTTGCGGGCTGGCGCATGGCAATACAAAACGAACGCCCGGTTTTTGCGCTTGCAGACGTTCGGCGGCGTCAAAAAACAGCGCACCCAAGCGCCCGACCTCACCGCCACGACTGCCCGGCATCAACGCCACCAATGGGCCATCGGGCAAGCCCAATGCGGCACGCGCCGCAGCACGGTCAGCGTGCAGGGGGATGGCATCTGCCAAGGTATGACCGACAAAGCGCACCGGCACGCCCTGCTCTTCGTAGAACCGCGCCTCGAATGGCAACAGGGTCAACATCAGGTCGCAGCCTTCGCGGATCTTCAACACGCGCTTCTGCCGCCACGCCCATACGGACGGGCTGACGTAGTGCACGGTCTTGATTCCGGCCTGACGCAGCTTGAGTTCAATATTGAGGGTGAAATCCGGCGCATCGATACCGATAAACACATCGGGCTTTTCTTCGACGAGCGTCTTGACCAGCAGTTTGCGACGAGCGAGAAGCTCGCGCAGGCGTCCCAATACCTCCACCAGGCCCATGACCGACAGACGCTCCATGGGAAAATAGGAGGCAAGACCTTCGGCCTGCATCAAGGGGCCACCCACCCCGATAAATTCCACCGCGGGATGCTGGGCCTTGAGGGCACGCATCAGGCCAGCACCCAGGATATCGCCGGAAGCTTCACCGGCCACTAGCGCAATACGCAGGTTGGCCATGATCAGCGGGTGATGCCGCGAGTCGACGCCTGGATCGAGTCACGGAACACCGCGACTTCCGGGAACAGCGTAGCCGGCTCGGTCAGTTCGGTCAGGGCCTGCTCAACCGTCAATCCTTGGCGGTAAACGGTCTTGTAGGCGCGGCGCAGGGCGTGGATCGCATCCTCGCTGAAACCCCGGCGGCGCATGCCTTCGAAGTTCATGCTACGGGCTTCGGCAGGATTGCCGAACACCGTAACGAATGCCGGGACATCCTTGCCGATAGCAGTGCCCATGCCGGAGAAACTGTGGGCGCCGATATGGCAATACTGATGCACAAGGGTGAATCCCGACAGGATCGCCCAGTCGTCAACGTGCACGTGGCCTGCCAGCGCGGTGTTATTGACCAGGATGCAATGGTTGCCGATCACGCTGTCATGGCCGATATGCGCATAGGCCATGACGAGGTTGTGATCACCCAAGGTGGTTTCGGCACGATCCTGCACAGTCCCGCGGTGAATGGTGACGCCTTCACGGATGATGTTGTGGTCACCGATTACCAGGCGTGTTTCTTCACCCTTGTACTTCATGTCCGGGGTGTCTTCGCCTACCGAGGAAAACTGGTAGATACGATTGTGTTTGCCAATGCGGGTCGGACCCTTGAGGATCACGTGCGGCCCGATGACAGTCCCCTCGCCGATTTCCACACCTGCGCCGACGATCGACCAAGGGCCGACCTCAACGTCGGCGGCCAGTACGGCCGACGGATCGATGATTGCGCGAGGGTCAATCAAACTCATAGTTTGCGTTCCGCACAGATGATCTCGGCAGAGCACACTGGCTTGCCATCGACCGAGGCCTGGCATTCGAACTTCCAGATCTGGCGCTTGCAGCTGATGAACTTGGCTTCCAGGATCAACTGGTCACCCGGGGTGACCGGGCTGCGAAAACGCAGTTTGTCGGAACCCACGAAATAGTAGAGCGTGCCGTCGGCAGGCTTGAGGTCGAGCATTTTAAAACCAAGGATACCGGCAGCCTGGGCCATCGCCTCGATGATCAACACACCCGGCATGATTGGATGCGCAGGAAAGTGACCGTTGAAGAATGGTTCGTTGATGCTGACATTCTTGTAGGCACGAATGCGCTTTTCCTCGACGTTGAGGTCCACTACACGATCCACCAGCAGGAACGGGTAACGGTGAGGCAGGTATTCGCGAATCTCGTTGATGTCCATCATTTCGGGGGGAAGCCTGTAATAAAGATTGGGGGCGGGCGGACTAAGCGCACGCCCCGCTAGCAAATCAAGGGGGCAGTCTAGCGGCTGTGCACACTTGATATGGAAATGGTATCAGCCTTCTGATGAAGCATTACCGCCAGGGGTCACGTCCCCAACACGCTTTTCCAGCTGTTTGATGCGTCGTGCCATGTCGTCGATCTTCCTCAACCGCGCCGCACTCTTGCGCCATTCAGCCGCAGGTTGCATGGCGGTACCGGAAGAATAGGCACCAGGCTCGGTAATCGAGTGGGTCACCATGGTCATGCCGGTGATGAAGACGTTGTCGCAAATGTCGATATGCCCGACCAGCCCGACACCACCGGCGAGCATGCAATGCTTGCCGATCCTGGTGCTGCCGGAGATGCCCACGCAGGCAGCCATGGCGGTGTGATCGCCAATCTGTACGTTGTGGGCGATCTGGATCTGGTTATCGAGCTTCACGCCGTTGCCGATCACGGTATCGGCCAGGGCCCCGCGATCAACAGCGGTGTTCACGCCGATCTCCACATCGTCGCCGATCAATACGCCGCCGACCTGGGCGATCTTGTGCCAGACACCCTTGGAGTTGGCAAAACCGAACCCTTCACCGCCGATCACCGCACCCGACTGAATGACCACACGCTGACCAATACGCACATCGTGGTAGAGAGTCACACGGGGAGCCAGCCAGCCATCGGTGCCGATTTCACAGCGCGCACCGATAAAGCAGTGGGCGCCCACGGTCACGCCTGCACCGATACGCGCGCCACTCTCGATCACGGCAAACGCACCAATGCTGGCCGAAGGGTCAACCTGAGCATCCGTGGCGATCACGGCCGAAGGATGAATACCACCGGCCGCCTTAGGCTTTGGATCGAACAGGTGTGACGCCTTGGCGTACGACAGGTACGGGTCGGCCACCACCAGCGCATCCCCGATAAACCCTTCGGCGTCAGCGGCCTTCAGCAACACGGCTGCGGCCTGGCAATCGACCAGGTACTTACGGTATTGGGGATTTGCGAGGAAGCTCAACTGAGCTGGGCCAGCCTCCTGCAAGGTGGCTAGCCCAGTAATTTCTTTCTCCGGGGAGCCACGCAAGGTGGCCCCCAGGAACTCGGCCAACTCGCCGAGCCTGATAGTCGCGGTCATGGGTTACTTCAGCTGGTTCATGCGCTCGATCACCTGGCGGGTGATGTCGTATTGAGGCTTGACGTCAATCACGGCGCCGCGCTCGAACACCAGGTCGAAGGCACCCTTCTTGATGACTTCTTCCACGGCGCTGTCGAGCTTGGGCTTGAGCTGCTTGAGCATCTCACGGTCAGCCACGGCCTTGGCTTCGTTCAGTTCCTTGGACTGGAACTGGTAGTCACGGGCCTTTTGCTTGAATTCAAGCTCCAGACGCTCGCGCTCGCCTTGCTGCATCTTGTCGCCACCGGCTACCAGGCGATCCTGGATGCCCTTGGCGCTGCTTTCCAGGGTCTTGAGCTTGGTCAGTTGCGGACCGAATTTCTTCTCGGCGTCCACGGCGTAACGCTTGGCCGCGTCGGATTCCAACAGGGCCATCTGATAGTTCAGGACGGCGATTTTCATTTCGGCGAAGGCCGGGGTGGTTACCAGCACAGTGGCCAGCAAGACCAATTGAGTCAACTTACGCACGATGTACTCCTACAGAATCCGTTGTCGTTATCTTAGGTCAGACGCTTAGAACGTCTGGCCGAGGGAGAATTGGAAAATCTGGGTTTCAGCGTTATCCGGTTTCTTGATCGGCATGGCCAGCGCAAAGCTCAACGGGCCCAGCGCAGTCACCCAGGTCACACCCACGCCCACGGAGCTCGCCAGGTTGCTGAGGCTCACGTCGTTGCATTGGGTGTTGGACCGCGAACCGTTCGGGTTGGTGACTTGTTCACACTTGGAGTCGAACACGTTACCCACGTCCCAGAAGACTGAGGTGCGCAGCGAACGCTGGTCCTTGACGAATGGCAGCGGGAACAGGATCTCTGCACCACCCTGG from Pseudomonas synxantha harbors:
- a CDS encoding OmpH family outer membrane protein; the protein is MRKLTQLVLLATVLVTTPAFAEMKIAVLNYQMALLESDAAKRYAVDAEKKFGPQLTKLKTLESSAKGIQDRLVAGGDKMQQGERERLELEFKQKARDYQFQSKELNEAKAVADREMLKQLKPKLDSAVEEVIKKGAFDLVFERGAVIDVKPQYDITRQVIERMNQLK
- the fabZ gene encoding 3-hydroxyacyl-ACP dehydratase FabZ — translated: MMDINEIREYLPHRYPFLLVDRVVDLNVEEKRIRAYKNVSINEPFFNGHFPAHPIMPGVLIIEAMAQAAGILGFKMLDLKPADGTLYYFVGSDKLRFRSPVTPGDQLILEAKFISCKRQIWKFECQASVDGKPVCSAEIICAERKL
- the lpxD gene encoding UDP-3-O-(3-hydroxymyristoyl)glucosamine N-acyltransferase produces the protein MTATIRLGELAEFLGATLRGSPEKEITGLATLQEAGPAQLSFLANPQYRKYLVDCQAAAVLLKAADAEGFIGDALVVADPYLSYAKASHLFDPKPKAAGGIHPSAVIATDAQVDPSASIGAFAVIESGARIGAGVTVGAHCFIGARCEIGTDGWLAPRVTLYHDVRIGQRVVIQSGAVIGGEGFGFANSKGVWHKIAQVGGVLIGDDVEIGVNTAVDRGALADTVIGNGVKLDNQIQIAHNVQIGDHTAMAACVGISGSTRIGKHCMLAGGVGLVGHIDICDNVFITGMTMVTHSITEPGAYSSGTAMQPAAEWRKSAARLRKIDDMARRIKQLEKRVGDVTPGGNASSEG
- the rnhB gene encoding ribonuclease HII, translating into MITQMGLDFSLVAQAHELVAGVDEVGRGPLCGAVVTAAVILDPNRPILGLNDSKKLTEARREKLFDEICEKALSWHIARAEVEEIDELNILHATMLAMQRAVEGLHITPKLAMIDGNRCPKLAMRAEAVVQGDGKVPAIAAASILAKVSRDREMAAFDLIYPGYGMGGHKGYPTPVHLEALARLGPTPIHRRSFAPVRQAYEARESLIEV
- the lpxA gene encoding acyl-ACP--UDP-N-acetylglucosamine O-acyltransferase → MSLIDPRAIIDPSAVLAADVEVGPWSIVGAGVEIGEGTVIGPHVILKGPTRIGKHNRIYQFSSVGEDTPDMKYKGEETRLVIGDHNIIREGVTIHRGTVQDRAETTLGDHNLVMAYAHIGHDSVIGNHCILVNNTALAGHVHVDDWAILSGFTLVHQYCHIGAHSFSGMGTAIGKDVPAFVTVFGNPAEARSMNFEGMRRRGFSEDAIHALRRAYKTVYRQGLTVEQALTELTEPATLFPEVAVFRDSIQASTRGITR
- the lpxB gene encoding lipid-A-disaccharide synthase, with translation MANLRIALVAGEASGDILGAGLMRALKAQHPAVEFIGVGGPLMQAEGLASYFPMERLSVMGLVEVLGRLRELLARRKLLVKTLVEEKPDVFIGIDAPDFTLNIELKLRQAGIKTVHYVSPSVWAWRQKRVLKIREGCDLMLTLLPFEARFYEEQGVPVRFVGHTLADAIPLHADRAAARAALGLPDGPLVALMPGSRGGEVGRLGALFFDAAERLQAQKPGVRFVLPCASPQRRAQIETLLEGRDLPLTLLDGQSHLALAACDAVLIASGTATLEALLYKRPMVVAYRLAPLTFWILKRMVKSPYISLPNLLAQRLLVPELLQDDATPEALAQTLLPLIDGGEEQTRGFDDIHRTLRRDASNQAADAVLTLIGQKQGAL